The Streptomyces uncialis genomic interval CGGCCCAGGGCGGTCCGGTCCTCGGGGCGGGGCCGGGGATGTCCACCCCGTGGGGGCTTGTGCTGGCCGGAGCGGTCGGGGCGGGTTCGGCGCTCTCGGTCCTGGCGCTGCCCAGGCTTCGCTCGGCGCCGGTGACGCCGCTGGTGGTCGTGGGGTGCGCGGGGTGGGTAGTGGCGTCGGTCTGGACGACGCTGTGCGCGGCCTCGTACCTCGTGGCCGCCACGGTGCGGGAGCCTGCGCGCCGGATCGCGTACGTGGCGGGGGCGGTCGTCCTCGTCCTGCTGCCGACGGCGGCCGGGCTCGCGTTCGCGAGGGCGGAGGTCAGCTGGGAGGATCTGCTGCCCGCGCTGGGTGGGGCCGCCCTGTTCGTGGGGCTGCCCTTCGCACTCGGGCTGTGGAACCTGGCCCGCCGGGACGTGGTCGAGGGGCTGCGGGAACGCGCCGCGCAGCTGGAGCGCGAGCAGGCGGCCCGCGCCGCGCGGGCCCGGGTGCGCGAACGCACGCGGATCGCCCGGGACATGCACGACGTGGTCGCCCACCGGGTCTCGCTGATGGTGCTGCACGCCGGGGCGCTGGAGGTCAACGCGAAGGACCGGGCGACGGCGGACGGCGCGGAACTCATCCGGACCACGGGCCGTGAGGCACTGGCCCAGCTCCGGGACGTGCTCGGGGTGCTGCGGAGCTCGGACGGCGAGGAGCCCGCGGTCGGGCCGCCGCCGACGCTGGTGGACCTCGCACGACTCCTCGACGAGTCGAGGGCCGCCGGGATCATGGTCACCCGGCGCGACGAGGGCACCCCGCGGCAGTTGCCCCCGCTGGTCGGGCACGCGGCCTACCGGGTGGTGCGCGAAGCGCTCACCAATGTGCACAAGCACGCCCCAGGGGCCCGTACCGAGGTGCTGGTCCGCTATCACGGGACCGGGCTGGAGATCGCGGTCCGCAACGGCGCCGACAGCGCTGCCGAGCCGCTGCCGGGCAGTGGCATGGGACTCGTCGCGCTGCGCGAGCGTGTCGAGCTGCTGGACGGCGAGTTCACCGCGGGCGCCCGCGCGGACGGCGGATTCGTCGTCCGCGCGCGGATGCCGCTCCCTCCGCCCCGGTCGGAGACACACGGATGATCCGGGTCCTGATAGTCGACGACGAGGCGCTGGTACGCGCCGGGCTGCGCATGATCCTCGGACCGGCCGAGGGGATCGAGGTGGTCGGGGAGGCCGCCGACGGGAGCGGGGCGGTGGCCGCGGTGGCCGGGCACCGCCCGGACGTGGTGCTGATGGACGTACGGATGCCCGGGATGGACGGGCTGACCGCGCTCAAGGAGGTGCGTCGCGCGGCACATCCGCCGCATGTCGTCATGCTGACGACCTTCGACCTCGACGACCATGTGCACACGGCGCTGCGCCACGGCGCCGCCGGGTTCCTCCTCAAGGACACCTCACCGCGTGATCTGGCCGCCGCGATCCGCACCGTCGCCGAGGGCAGCGCGATGCTCGCACCCAGGGTCACCAAACGGCTGATCGACGTGTTCGCCGGGCTGGAGTCCGCCGACGCGGTCCACGCCCGGGAACGGCTGTCGGTGCTGACAGGCCGTGAGGAGGAGGTGGTACGGGCCCTCGCCCGGGGTCTGCCCAACGCCGGGATCGGGCGGGAACTCGCCATGGGGGAGAGCACGGTGAAGGCCCATGTGAGCAGCGCCCTGGCCAAGTTGGGCCTGTCGAACCGGGTACAGGTCGCGCTGCTCGCCCGGGACGCGGGGTGGGGCTGAGCGGACGGCTGCACGGCTGCCACCTGGGGGTGAGGGTTCCGGGAGTGCCCAGTTCCCGCGGTGGGCCCGGAACCGCGCAGGGTTTCTCCCAGCTGGGTCCGGGTGCGGTGGCCGGGGTGTGGGCGGCTGCCGTCGGACGGTCCGGACGGGACGGGCAGGCCTGGCGCGGTCGGGATGCGTCCTTGCGGGTGAGGCGTCGGCTACCGGGGTTGCCGGTTCGGCAACAACTGTCGCGTGGGGGGCGGGGTTCCGCCGATGATCGGGAGAGCGGGCGTCCGGCACGGGCGTCCGGAGGAGCGAGGGTCCTGGAGGATTCATGTCGCGGCAGGCCATGGACGTCACCCACCGGCTGGTCCCGTCGGGGGCGGGGCGGACGCATCTGGTGGAGCAGGGCAGCGGGCCGATGGTGCTGCTGGTGCACGGGTTCCCGGAGTCCTGGTACTCCTGGCGGCATCAGCTGCCGGCGCTGGCGGCGGCAGGTTACCGTGCCGTCGCCATGGACGTCCGGGGCTACGGGCGGTCCTCCCGGCCGGCCGCCACCGACGCGTACCGGATGCGGGAGCTGGTCGCGGACAGCGCGGCGGTGGTGCGCGCGCTGGGCGAGGAGTCCGCGGTGATCGTCGGGCACGACTGGGGGTCGGCCGTCGCGGCGAACTCCGCCCTGCTCAGGCCGGACGTGTTCCGCGCGGTGGGGCTGCTCGGCGTCCCGTACACACCGCGTGGCGGTCCGCGGCCCAGTGAGGTCTTCGCGGGGATGGGCGGGGCGGACGAGTTCTACGTCTCCTACTTCCAGGAGCCAGGCCGCGCCGAGGCCGAGATCGAGCCCGATGTGCGCGGCTGGCTCGCCGGTCTCTACGCGGCGCTGTCCGGCGGCACGATGCCGGGGCCCGGCGCCCCCGACCCGCACTTCGTGCGGCGTGGCGGGACGATGCGCGAGCGGTTCCCCGCCGGGCCGCTGCCCGGCTGGCTCAGCGACGCCGAACTCGACGTCTACGCGGCGGAGTTCGAGCGGACCGGGATGCGCGGGGCCCTCACGCGGTACCGGAACATGGACCGGGACTGGGAGGATCTCGCGGACCTCGACGGCGCCCCGGTCACCCAGCCGTCCCTCTTCATCGGCGGTGGCCTCGACGCCTCCCTGGTGTGGTCGGCCGAGGCGGTCGCGGCGTTCCCCACGACGCTGCCCGGTCTGCTCTCGTCCACCGTCCTCGACGGCTGCGGCCACTGGGTCCAGCAGGAGCGGCCCGCCGAGGTCAACCGGCTGCTCACCGACTGGCTGGCCGCGCTGCCCGGGTGAGCGGGGCCCGGAGGCCGGGTGAGCCACGGGCCGGGGCGCGGGCGGGTTCCGGCCAGGGAGTGCCGCCACCGGGACGAAAACCGCTTGCCGCCGCGGCCGGGACCGGCGATAGGTTCACGATCATGGATGAGACCACCCTGCTCGAAAGGTCCGGCGGTCCGGTCACCCGGCGGCGGATCGCCCAGGACCTGACCGCGCTCGGACTCGGTGCCGGGGACACCGTGATGTTCCATACCAGGATGTCGGCGATCGGCTACGTGGCCGGTGGACCGCCCACCGTGATCAGTGCCCTGCTGGACGTGGTGGGCGCCCGGGGCACCCTGATGGTGACCTGCGGCTGGAACGACGCGCCGCCCTACGACTTCGTGACCTGGCCGCAGGAGTGGCAGGACGCCCTGCGCGCCGGACAGCCCGCCTACGACCCCGTGCTGAGCGAGGCCGACCACAACAACGGCCGGCTGCCGGAGGCGTTGCGCCGCTGGCCGGGGGCCGTCCGCAGCAGGCATCCCGACGCGAGCTTCGCCGCGCTGGGCGCGCGGGCGTCGGAGCTGACGGCCGACCACCCGTGGGACGGCCCGCACGGCCCGGGCAGTCCGCTGGCCCGGCTCGCCGCGCACGGCGGACGGGTGCTCCTGCTGGGCGCGCCCCTGGACACCATGACACTGCTGCACCACTCCGAGGCGCTGGCGAAGGCCCCGGGCAAGCGGTTCGTGGAGTACGAACAGCCGGTGCTGGCCGGCGGCGAGCGTGTGTGGCGCCGCTTCCACGACATCGACTCGGAGGAGGGCGCGTTCGACTACTCCCCCGCGGTTCCCGAGGACGCGGAGCCGTTCGAGGTCATCGCGCGGGACATGCTGGCCGCGGGGATCGGCCGCGAGGGGCGGGTGGGCGCGGCGCGGAGCTTCTTGTTCGAGGCCGCCGAGGTGGTGGACTTCGGGGTCTCGTGGATCGAGGAGAAGCTGAACGGGTAGCCGGGCGCGGGGCGTTCCGCCGGAGGCCACCGCTCCGGGGCCCGGCGTAGGCACCCGGCCCCGTCCCCCGGGTCCGGCTCCAGCTCCGACTCCGGGTCCGTCCTCGGGTCAGGGTCCGTCCTCGGGTCAGGGCAGGAGCTGGCGGGTGAGGAGGTCTGCGGCCCAGTGCTCCCAGCGGTCGGGGGACCAGCCCTGGGTGGTGACCAGCAGCCCGTAGGTCTCCGGGCCGAGGACCGTGAACATGATGTCGGCGGCGGACCGGGCGTCATGGCCGTCGCGCAGCGGGCCGCCGGGCTCGTCGGGCGTACCGGCCTCGGTGGGCTTGCCGGTCTCGGCCGTCTTGGCCGTCTCTGCGGTCAGGGCCGTCTCGGCCGCCTTGGCGGTCAGGGCGTGCGCGAAGTGGAGCTGTACGGTGTGCCGTTGCTCCAGATTGATCCGCCACAGCGCGGCGAGTTCCGGCTCGGCCGTGGCCGCCGTGCGGACCACCTCCAGGACGGGCGCGGCCCGTTCCAGCACCCGGCGGGCCCCGGCGGCCTGCCGGGCGAGCTGAGCGGCCGGGTCGGGTTCGGCGACGACCTCGCGGGCCCAGGGGCGGTCGAGGGTGGCGGCCGGGTCGGCGTCCCCGGCGATCGCGGTGTCGAGCACCTCCCCCAGCAGAGCGCGTTTGGTGCCGAAGGTGAAGTACACGGTCTGCACGCCCACTTCGGCGGCGCGGGCGATGTCCTCGACGGTGGCGCCCGTCCAGCCGCGCTCGACGAAGAGCCGGGCGGCGGCGTCGAGCATGCGCCGCCGGGTGCGGCGGGTCTTCTCCGCGCGGGTGAGCGGTGCGGTCATCGGTGTCTCCCTCGGGCCTGCGGTCACGTCGGCGTGCGCCCGGGGCCGGGCGGGTGGCGCGGGACGGGGCGGGGCCCGGTCGCGGTGCGGTGACCTGGGGTGGGTGGCCCCGGAGCCAGGAGTGGGTGGCCCTGCGGGGCCGGGGTGGGTGGCCCTGGGGGCCGGGATGGATGCCCGGACCCCGCCTTTCGCTGTAGTGACACTACAGTGTGTTTCACTGGAGTATGACTACAGCGAATCCCGGTGGTCCGGCCGGGCGAATTCTGGTTCCCGGCGGCTACGGAGCGGTCGGGGCGACGGTGACCAGCACGCTCCGCGACTGGTTCCCCGGCCGGGTGGTGCCCGGCGGACGGGATGCGGCAAAGGCGGAGCGGCACGGCGGGGTCCGGGTCGACGTGGGCGACCCGGCGGGGTTCGGCGCCGTCCTGGACGAACTCGGCGATGTGACGCTGGTGGTGCTGTGCGTCGAGCCCCCGGACCAGGGCATCGCGCGGGTGTGTCTGGAACGCGGTGCGGGGCTGGTCGACATCGGTGCCACCCGGCGGCTCCTCGACGGTGTCACCGCGCTGCGGGACATCGCGGTCGGCTCGGGCGCGGCGGCCGTCCTCAGTGTGGGGGTCGCGCCGGGGCTGACGAACCTCCTCGCGCGCCGCGCCCACGAGGAGGTCGGCGGGGCGGACCGGATCGACCTCACGGTGCTGCTCGGGTCGGGCGAACGGCACGGCGCCGACGCCGTGCGCTGGACCGTGGACGGGCTCGCCGCGCCGACCGCCGCCCGCCCCCTGCGGATCTACCTGCCCGGCCACGGGACCAGGACCGCGTACCCGTTCCCGTTCTCCGACCAGCACACGCTGGCGCGGACCCTCGGGGTGGCGGAGGTGACCACCCGGCTGTCCCTCGATTCCCGGGCGCTCACCGCGCTGCTGTTCGCCCTGCGCCGCACCGGGGCGCTGCGCGCCGTCCGCCGGGCGGGACCGCGACGGCTGCTCACGGAGGCATTCCGCCGGGTGCGCCTGGGGGGTGACCGGTTCGTGGTGCGCGCCGACGCCCACCGGGGCGGCAGACAT includes:
- a CDS encoding saccharopine dehydrogenase family protein, encoding MTSTLRDWFPGRVVPGGRDAAKAERHGGVRVDVGDPAGFGAVLDELGDVTLVVLCVEPPDQGIARVCLERGAGLVDIGATRRLLDGVTALRDIAVGSGAAAVLSVGVAPGLTNLLARRAHEEVGGADRIDLTVLLGSGERHGADAVRWTVDGLAAPTAARPLRIYLPGHGTRTAYPFPFSDQHTLARTLGVAEVTTRLSLDSRALTALLFALRRTGALRAVRRAGPRRLLTEAFRRVRLGGDRFVVRADAHRGGRHAAWAATGREQSRFTALMAAHAAREVLSGAVPPGVHHIEELPVFAKLPEALTGAGLTVRRLLPGDIR
- the aac(3) gene encoding aminoglycoside 3-N-acetyltransferase produces the protein MDETTLLERSGGPVTRRRIAQDLTALGLGAGDTVMFHTRMSAIGYVAGGPPTVISALLDVVGARGTLMVTCGWNDAPPYDFVTWPQEWQDALRAGQPAYDPVLSEADHNNGRLPEALRRWPGAVRSRHPDASFAALGARASELTADHPWDGPHGPGSPLARLAAHGGRVLLLGAPLDTMTLLHHSEALAKAPGKRFVEYEQPVLAGGERVWRRFHDIDSEEGAFDYSPAVPEDAEPFEVIARDMLAAGIGREGRVGAARSFLFEAAEVVDFGVSWIEEKLNG
- a CDS encoding response regulator transcription factor, giving the protein MIRVLIVDDEALVRAGLRMILGPAEGIEVVGEAADGSGAVAAVAGHRPDVVLMDVRMPGMDGLTALKEVRRAAHPPHVVMLTTFDLDDHVHTALRHGAAGFLLKDTSPRDLAAAIRTVAEGSAMLAPRVTKRLIDVFAGLESADAVHARERLSVLTGREEEVVRALARGLPNAGIGRELAMGESTVKAHVSSALAKLGLSNRVQVALLARDAGWG
- a CDS encoding TetR/AcrR family transcriptional regulator, which gives rise to MTAPLTRAEKTRRTRRRMLDAAARLFVERGWTGATVEDIARAAEVGVQTVYFTFGTKRALLGEVLDTAIAGDADPAATLDRPWAREVVAEPDPAAQLARQAAGARRVLERAAPVLEVVRTAATAEPELAALWRINLEQRHTVQLHFAHALTAKAAETALTAETAKTAETGKPTEAGTPDEPGGPLRDGHDARSAADIMFTVLGPETYGLLVTTQGWSPDRWEHWAADLLTRQLLP
- a CDS encoding sensor histidine kinase, with product MGGAFVPAQGGPVLGAGPGMSTPWGLVLAGAVGAGSALSVLALPRLRSAPVTPLVVVGCAGWVVASVWTTLCAASYLVAATVREPARRIAYVAGAVVLVLLPTAAGLAFARAEVSWEDLLPALGGAALFVGLPFALGLWNLARRDVVEGLRERAAQLEREQAARAARARVRERTRIARDMHDVVAHRVSLMVLHAGALEVNAKDRATADGAELIRTTGREALAQLRDVLGVLRSSDGEEPAVGPPPTLVDLARLLDESRAAGIMVTRRDEGTPRQLPPLVGHAAYRVVREALTNVHKHAPGARTEVLVRYHGTGLEIAVRNGADSAAEPLPGSGMGLVALRERVELLDGEFTAGARADGGFVVRARMPLPPPRSETHG
- a CDS encoding alpha/beta fold hydrolase codes for the protein MSRQAMDVTHRLVPSGAGRTHLVEQGSGPMVLLVHGFPESWYSWRHQLPALAAAGYRAVAMDVRGYGRSSRPAATDAYRMRELVADSAAVVRALGEESAVIVGHDWGSAVAANSALLRPDVFRAVGLLGVPYTPRGGPRPSEVFAGMGGADEFYVSYFQEPGRAEAEIEPDVRGWLAGLYAALSGGTMPGPGAPDPHFVRRGGTMRERFPAGPLPGWLSDAELDVYAAEFERTGMRGALTRYRNMDRDWEDLADLDGAPVTQPSLFIGGGLDASLVWSAEAVAAFPTTLPGLLSSTVLDGCGHWVQQERPAEVNRLLTDWLAALPG